One genomic region from Natrinema caseinilyticum encodes:
- a CDS encoding right-handed parallel beta-helix repeat-containing protein: MSERSGMQRSNEDDSGRSNATDRGDGRKDFDELTSKTQSRRTVLRGTAAACAAGVGLTSTASASSDSYEQYYDDYRTVVDVTDVGADNSGNESITPVLEELRDDDTLLVFPEGRYYMDEQFRFTGFDNFGLVGQNATLVPANYWNFSGPQYRLFRLGISYRPGNHIRFEGFDIDQTAPNTGIRVIEAFAANRLEVRDITVYGQHDSGTWGPGRFNITEADGTGIVDQFWVPDGAAWINDTPTAGERWRGPTGFVSNMNKGTLQYKHCWLDGFPDNGLYATSKNGTVIVHGGLYKNCNGANVRVGGQNSQIRWPTVEIDSMRPEDRSQRGIRLEDGHGFKIHGAAVTNTVPEPTSHAISVMNTCQSARIERTQIDVRGPDVNHGIVLSPECGETALVDTTIDHQTAGGHAIWIMDTDSTDRVIGEYLTITGEAGDASGFRDAIRCERDNCRFNKIEVDQTGRNGANRNAIVNRGSDLTVYKSDLRADRYPYIDIGSNALVLDSELASSGDREAVCLYSSSENPSFKQNHLVNGIRDYGASYVTAWSNDYS, from the coding sequence ATGTCGGAACGAAGTGGTATGCAGCGCTCGAACGAAGACGATTCTGGCCGTTCTAACGCGACGGACAGGGGTGACGGTCGGAAAGACTTCGACGAATTGACATCAAAAACACAATCGAGACGAACGGTCTTGAGGGGGACCGCGGCGGCGTGTGCTGCCGGAGTCGGATTGACGTCGACCGCCAGTGCGTCGTCGGACTCGTACGAACAGTACTACGACGACTATCGGACGGTCGTCGACGTCACAGACGTCGGAGCGGACAACAGTGGCAACGAGTCGATTACGCCGGTTCTCGAAGAACTTCGGGACGACGACACCCTGCTCGTGTTTCCAGAGGGCCGATACTACATGGACGAGCAGTTTCGATTCACCGGTTTCGATAACTTCGGCCTCGTCGGTCAGAACGCGACGCTCGTCCCGGCGAACTATTGGAACTTTTCAGGACCGCAGTATCGATTATTCCGCCTGGGCATTTCGTATCGGCCGGGGAATCACATTCGATTCGAGGGGTTCGATATCGACCAGACCGCTCCGAACACCGGTATCAGAGTGATCGAAGCGTTCGCTGCCAACCGGCTCGAGGTGCGCGACATAACGGTTTACGGCCAGCACGACTCCGGTACCTGGGGTCCGGGACGGTTCAACATCACTGAAGCCGACGGGACGGGTATCGTCGATCAGTTCTGGGTACCGGATGGCGCCGCCTGGATCAACGATACGCCGACCGCTGGCGAGCGCTGGCGCGGCCCAACCGGTTTCGTATCGAACATGAACAAGGGAACGCTCCAGTACAAACACTGCTGGCTCGACGGGTTCCCGGACAATGGGCTTTATGCGACGAGCAAAAACGGCACGGTCATCGTTCATGGGGGGCTGTACAAGAACTGCAACGGTGCGAACGTCCGTGTCGGTGGCCAAAACAGCCAGATTCGGTGGCCAACCGTCGAAATCGATTCGATGCGACCCGAAGACCGGTCACAGCGCGGCATCCGGCTCGAGGACGGGCACGGCTTCAAAATTCACGGTGCGGCGGTCACGAATACCGTTCCGGAACCGACGAGCCACGCTATTTCGGTGATGAACACCTGCCAAAGCGCGAGGATCGAAAGAACTCAAATCGACGTCCGAGGCCCGGATGTTAACCACGGGATCGTCCTCTCTCCGGAATGCGGGGAAACAGCCCTCGTCGACACGACGATCGATCACCAAACCGCGGGCGGTCATGCGATCTGGATTATGGATACCGACAGCACCGATCGAGTAATTGGTGAATATCTGACGATTACGGGAGAAGCAGGCGACGCCAGTGGTTTCCGTGATGCGATTCGGTGCGAACGGGACAACTGTCGCTTCAACAAGATCGAAGTCGATCAAACCGGCCGGAACGGTGCGAACCGGAACGCCATCGTCAACAGAGGGAGCGATCTGACTGTCTACAAGAGTGATTTGCGGGCCGACCGATATCCGTACATCGACATCGGCTCCAACGCACTCGTTCTCGATTCTGAACTGGCATCGTCGGGAGACCGCGAGGCCGTTTGCCTCTACTCGTCCTCGGAGAACCCGTCCTTCAAGCAGAACCACCTCGTCAACGGAATCCGGGATTACGGTGCGAGCTATGTGACGGCGTGGTCGAACGACTACAGCTAG
- a CDS encoding alkaline phosphatase family protein, translating to MTRTFRREEAASTGSNTSESSELDTLLIGIDAGCLPVFERLFDAGRISTIERICSEGVAAPLESQIPPWTPSAWPSIYTGVNPGKHGVVGFVGYDGYDWHVTSNDDVHEHPIWTLLEHHDRSSVVVNAPVTHPPDEFDGAMLPGFLGPEDPACHPDGLLDDVRDAIGEYRVYPKYTRDDDSLPDDEKIEEYQNLVRMRGEAFRYLADRFEPDFGFVQFQKTDTVFHEFEGNEDYVDRVYEATDAQIEAILESFDPNRVFLVSDHGMGPYDGYEFRINEFLRDEGYLETTTGGKGMPSWTPMRRRLREGEEVETWEPGRFARVLSVAARFGITASRIRAALERVGMADLATAYAPGGVTRTANEQVDFAASEAYVRARTELGVRINLEGRDPDGVVRQDAYEQLREDLIRRLQAVETPDGEPFFETVAPREQYFHGDEIDQTVDIVTIPADFDHVLSEQLVDGEFFGPAEPWNHKLDGVFAAMGDGIDESAPLERAHLFDVAPTVMAAMGIPYSDRMDGSVVPVVDPVDPTAYPAYDDRDEERRPETDEAVTDRLADLGYMN from the coding sequence ATGACTCGGACGTTTCGCCGTGAAGAAGCTGCATCGACTGGGAGTAACACGAGCGAATCGAGCGAACTGGACACGCTTCTCATCGGAATCGATGCGGGGTGTTTGCCGGTCTTCGAGCGGTTGTTCGACGCCGGTCGGATTTCGACCATCGAACGGATATGTTCCGAGGGAGTCGCGGCTCCGCTCGAGTCACAGATTCCACCGTGGACGCCGAGCGCCTGGCCGTCGATTTACACCGGGGTCAACCCCGGGAAACACGGCGTGGTCGGCTTCGTCGGCTACGACGGCTACGACTGGCACGTCACGAGCAACGACGACGTCCACGAACATCCGATCTGGACGTTGTTGGAACATCACGACCGCTCGAGCGTCGTCGTCAACGCACCGGTCACGCATCCGCCCGACGAGTTCGACGGGGCGATGTTACCCGGATTCCTCGGGCCCGAGGATCCGGCGTGTCACCCCGACGGACTGCTGGACGACGTTCGCGACGCGATCGGCGAGTATCGCGTCTACCCGAAATATACCCGGGACGACGACTCGTTGCCTGACGACGAGAAGATCGAGGAGTACCAAAATCTGGTTCGGATGCGGGGTGAGGCGTTTCGCTATCTCGCCGATCGGTTCGAGCCCGATTTCGGATTCGTCCAGTTCCAGAAAACGGATACGGTCTTCCACGAGTTCGAGGGAAACGAAGACTACGTCGACCGTGTTTACGAAGCGACAGATGCACAGATCGAGGCAATTCTCGAATCGTTCGATCCGAACCGTGTTTTCCTCGTGAGCGACCACGGGATGGGCCCCTACGATGGCTACGAGTTCCGGATCAACGAGTTCCTTCGCGACGAGGGGTATCTCGAGACGACGACCGGCGGCAAGGGAATGCCGTCGTGGACGCCAATGCGCAGACGCCTCAGGGAAGGCGAAGAGGTCGAAACGTGGGAACCCGGACGGTTCGCACGGGTCCTCTCCGTCGCCGCACGATTCGGAATCACCGCGAGTCGAATCAGAGCCGCCCTCGAGCGGGTGGGTATGGCCGACCTCGCGACGGCGTACGCACCGGGTGGCGTCACTCGGACTGCGAACGAGCAGGTCGACTTCGCCGCGTCGGAGGCTTACGTTCGCGCGCGAACCGAACTCGGCGTCCGCATAAACCTCGAGGGGCGGGATCCCGACGGCGTCGTCAGACAGGACGCGTACGAACAGCTCCGCGAGGATCTCATTCGCCGGCTCCAGGCCGTCGAAACGCCTGACGGTGAACCGTTTTTCGAGACCGTCGCGCCGCGCGAGCAGTACTTTCACGGCGACGAAATCGACCAGACAGTCGACATCGTTACGATCCCGGCCGATTTCGATCACGTGCTCTCGGAGCAGCTCGTCGACGGCGAATTCTTCGGCCCGGCAGAGCCCTGGAATCACAAACTCGACGGCGTCTTCGCGGCAATGGGTGACGGAATCGACGAAAGTGCACCGCTCGAACGAGCGCATCTCTTCGACGTTGCGCCGACAGTCATGGCAGCGATGGGAATCCCGTACAGTGATCGGATGGACGGAAGCGTCGTTCCCGTCGTCGATCCGGTCGACCCGACTGCCTATCCGGCGTACGACGATCGCGACGAGGAGCGACGCCCGGAAACGGATGAGGCGGTGACCGACAGGTTGGCCGATCTAGGGTACATGAATTGA
- a CDS encoding helix-turn-helix domain-containing protein, translating to MGFIAEIHLAHDELPLASTIERQSSVTLRHEYETTTDDRRIQFVSAFDDEYGAIEETLAADPTVSDLDRVATFENRAIYRVVVDTDLQIVPDRCAEYGLFVFTVTSADGGWVVRAHLPDRDALTAFREWCRDRNVSFRVNQLYDSSVSDDRTYFLTERQHEILTIAYYAGYFEVPRGVTQDTLADRLDISDSAVSQRLRRAISELITATLENKCTPAEFG from the coding sequence ATGGGATTTATCGCAGAAATCCACCTCGCTCACGATGAACTGCCGTTGGCGTCGACGATAGAACGTCAGTCGAGCGTGACGCTCAGACACGAGTACGAGACGACGACAGACGACCGGCGTATCCAGTTTGTCTCCGCCTTCGACGACGAGTACGGCGCCATTGAGGAGACGCTGGCGGCCGATCCGACCGTGTCGGATCTGGACCGCGTCGCCACGTTCGAGAATCGGGCAATCTATCGCGTCGTCGTCGACACGGATCTACAGATCGTTCCGGATCGATGTGCCGAGTACGGGTTGTTCGTGTTTACGGTAACGAGTGCCGACGGTGGTTGGGTTGTCAGGGCACACCTTCCGGACCGCGACGCATTGACCGCGTTCCGGGAGTGGTGTCGCGACCGCAACGTTTCGTTCCGTGTGAATCAGCTGTACGATTCCTCGGTATCGGACGATCGGACCTACTTTTTGACCGAACGCCAACACGAGATACTTACAATCGCGTACTATGCGGGGTACTTCGAAGTTCCCCGAGGCGTCACGCAGGACACGCTCGCCGACCGACTCGATATTTCGGATTCGGCGGTTTCCCAGCGGCTTCGACGCGCCATTTCAGAACTGATCACCGCGACACTCGAGAACAAATGTACGCCGGCCGAATTCGGCTGA